In Rahnella sikkimica, the following are encoded in one genomic region:
- the queC gene encoding 7-cyano-7-deazaguanine synthase QueC, whose translation MKRAVVVFSGGQDSTTCLIQALKQYDEVHCVTFDYGQRHRAEIEIAQKLSVELGARAHKVLDVGLLNELAVSSLTRDNIPVPNFGDENDGGLPSTFVPGRNILFLTLAAIYAYQIQAEAVITGVCETDFSGYPDCRDEFVKALNTAVSLGLARDVRFETPLMWLNKAETWALADYYQQLDLVRHQTLTCYNGIAGDGCGECAACHLRANGLQQFKLDKDGVTASLKKKTGLR comes from the coding sequence ATGAAAAGAGCAGTGGTGGTTTTCAGCGGCGGACAAGACTCAACAACCTGTCTGATTCAGGCATTGAAGCAGTATGACGAAGTTCACTGCGTCACGTTTGATTACGGCCAGCGCCATCGTGCCGAAATTGAGATTGCACAAAAGCTGTCCGTTGAATTGGGTGCCCGTGCGCACAAAGTGCTGGATGTTGGCTTACTCAATGAACTGGCGGTCAGCAGCCTGACGCGCGATAACATCCCCGTTCCGAACTTTGGCGATGAAAATGACGGCGGCCTGCCGAGCACTTTCGTTCCCGGCCGTAATATTTTGTTCCTGACACTGGCAGCAATATATGCCTATCAGATCCAGGCAGAAGCCGTGATTACCGGCGTGTGTGAAACTGACTTCTCCGGTTATCCGGATTGTCGTGACGAGTTTGTGAAAGCGCTGAATACGGCGGTGTCGCTGGGTCTGGCGCGCGACGTGCGTTTCGAAACGCCGCTGATGTGGCTCAACAAGGCTGAAACCTGGGCGCTGGCAGATTATTATCAGCAACTGGATTTGGTGCGTCATCAGACGCTGACCTGCTACAACGGTATTGCGGGTGACGGTTGTGGCGAATGTGCCGCCTGCCATTTACGTGCCAACGGCCTGCAACAGTTCAAGTTGGATAAAGACGGTGTTACCGCCAGCCTGAAAAAGAAAACCGGTCTGCGTTAA
- a CDS encoding YbgC/FadM family acyl-CoA thioesterase: protein MHTFIKVRGFHIDVYQHVNNARYLEFLETARWEWLDTQSGFQWMSENKIAFIVVNININYRKPAVLGDVLRIDSSLQQLNGRSGVLEQVVTCEGEVVADATLTFVCIDLRTQKALPLEGELLERLRELELEND from the coding sequence ATGCATACGTTTATTAAAGTTCGCGGTTTTCACATCGACGTTTACCAGCACGTTAACAACGCGCGTTATCTTGAATTTCTTGAGACGGCACGCTGGGAGTGGCTGGATACCCAGTCCGGTTTCCAGTGGATGAGCGAAAACAAAATCGCTTTCATCGTGGTGAATATCAACATCAATTACCGCAAACCGGCAGTGCTCGGCGACGTTCTGCGTATCGACAGCAGCCTGCAGCAACTCAACGGGCGAAGCGGAGTTCTCGAACAAGTGGTGACCTGTGAAGGTGAAGTGGTGGCAGATGCCACACTGACGTTTGTGTGCATCGATCTGCGTACACAAAAAGCGTTGCCGCTGGAAGGTGAGTTACTGGAAAGATTACGCGAGCTGGAACTGGAGAACGACTGA
- a CDS encoding ComEA family DNA-binding protein — protein MKKLGITSLSFALALGLSTLPVMLQAAPNATSSVATTTTAPVTAAGKVSGPQVKKEQVAVTDESTVNINTGTAEEFAKVMNGVGMKKAQAIISYREELGQFTDVEQLREVPGIGAALFERNKDRLKL, from the coding sequence ATGAAAAAATTAGGCATTACTTCACTTTCGTTTGCACTGGCTCTGGGGCTTTCTACTTTACCGGTGATGTTGCAGGCGGCACCGAATGCCACCAGCAGCGTAGCGACGACCACCACTGCGCCTGTAACGGCAGCGGGAAAAGTCTCAGGCCCGCAGGTGAAAAAGGAACAGGTGGCGGTCACAGATGAAAGTACCGTCAACATCAATACAGGCACAGCGGAAGAGTTTGCCAAAGTGATGAATGGTGTAGGGATGAAAAAGGCGCAGGCTATTATCAGCTACCGCGAAGAACTCGGGCAATTCACCGACGTCGAGCAACTGCGCGAAGTGCCGGGGATCGGTGCTGCACTGTTCGAACGTAACAAGGACCGTCTGAAACTGTGA